A genome region from Sebastes umbrosus isolate fSebUmb1 chromosome 22, fSebUmb1.pri, whole genome shotgun sequence includes the following:
- the LOC119481766 gene encoding Fc receptor-like protein 3 isoform X4, which yields MNTALLFLWVSVVSVSLSVCQPSVHSRASVTVNPSSSQHFEYDKVTVSCEQLGSDWTVWRYTTDRLELSQCGSDWGDQTSSGCEIKTIKLSDAGVYWCQSKHRDSSNAVIITVMGGPVILQSPLLPVMEGDDITLRCRNKTPSSLPADFYKDGAVIGTEPLGHMAIHHVSRSNKVAYKCNIGGRESLPSWLLMKDDSDPPTLKASPDSSQVFEYKNLSLSCGDNNSFDGWKIVRSRTTATNTGGKKSTCGEEWGTGTSTSCHLDTLKQTDSATYWCESPAKQRSNCLNITVHDGPVILQSPVLPVRLGDNVTLHCRTKTSSNLPAAFYKDGALIGTEPAGHMTLHHVSTSDEGLYKCLISSDESPPSSLFVRDPNSRSSSTAVSTQLSLRVMLHLVVIFPYFVSTVLLVSVYRHPPAGRNPPVSMTTSPRGEDDEGSDQPYDEVTTEHHF from the exons AGTTTCAGTGTCGTTGAGCGTCTGCCAGCCGTCTGTCCACAGCCGCG cctcTGTGACGGTCAATCCCAGCTCGTCTCAGCATTTCGAGTACGACAAAGTTACCGTGAGTTGTGAGCAGTTGGGCTCTGACTGGACGGTGTGGAGATACACGACAGATCG TTTGGAGCTGTCCCAGTGTGGGTCGGACTGGGGTGACCAGACGTCCTCCGGCTGCGAGATAAAGACCATCAAACTGTCTGATGCCGGAGTTTACTGGTGTCAATCCAAACACCGAGACAGCAGCAACGCCGTCATCATCACCGTCATGG GTGGACCAGTGATCCTGCAGAGTCCCCTCCTCCCTGTGATGGAGGGAGATGACATCACTCTGCGCTGTAGGAATAAGACGCCCTCCAGCCTCCCAGCTGATTTCTATAAAGATGGCGCCGTCATCGGGACTGAGCCTCTAGGTCACATGGCCATCCACCATGTTTCCAGATCTAACAAAGTCGCCTACAAGTGTAACATTGGCGGCCGAGAGTCTCTTCCCAGCTGGCTGCTGATGAAAG ATGATTCTGACCCGCCCACGCTCAAGGCGTCTCCTGACTCGTCCCAGGTGTTTGAGTACAAGAATCTGTCTCTGAGCTGTGGGGACAACAATAGCTTTGACGGGTGGAAGATCGTCAGGTCCAGAACCACCGCCACCAATACTGGGGGCAAGAAATCCACGTGTGGAGAAGAATGGGGGACTGGTACCTCCACTAGCTGTCACCTCGACACGTTGAAGCAGACGGACAGCGCCACCTACTGGTGTGAGTCTCCTGCAAAGCAGCGGAGCAACTGTCTCAACATCACCGTGCACG ATGGACCAGTGATCCTGCAGAGTCCTGTCCTCCCTGTGAGGCTGGGAGATAACGTCACTCTGCACTGTAGGACGAAGACATCCTCCAACCTCCCAGCTGCTTTCTATAAAGATGGCGCCCTCATCGGGACTGAGCCTGCAGGTCACATGACCCTCCACCATGTTTCCACGTCTGATGAAGGCCTCTACAAGTGTCTCATCAGCAGTGATGAGTCTCCTCCCAGCAGCCTGTTTGTCAGAG aTCCAAACAGTAGGTCTTCGTCCACTGCAGTCTCGACTCAGTTGTCGCTGAGAGTGATGCTCCACCTGGTGGTGATCTTCCCGTACTTCGTCTCCACCGTCCTCCTGGTGTCTGTATATCGACACCCGCCTGCAG GAAGGAACCCGCCTGTATCCATGACGACGTCTCCACGCGGCGAGGATGACGAGGGATCGGACCAACCGTATGATGAGGTCACCACCGAGCATCATTTCTAA
- the LOC119481766 gene encoding Fc receptor-like protein 3 isoform X1, with amino-acid sequence MNTALLFLWVSVVSVSLSVCQPSVHSRASVTVNPSSSQHFEYDKVTVSCEQLGSDWTVWRYTTDRLELSQCGSDWGDQTSSGCEIKTIKLSDAGVYWCQSKHRDSSNAVIITVMGGPVILQSPLLPVMEGDDITLRCRNKTPSSLPADFYKDGAVIGTEPLGHMAIHHVSRSNKVAYKCNIGGRESLPSWLLMKDDSDPPTLKASPDSSQVFEYKNLSLSCGDNNSFDGWKIVRSRTTATNTGGKKSTCGEEWGTGTSTSCHLDTLKQTDSATYWCESPAKQRSNCLNITVHDGPVILQSPVLPLMEGDDVTLLCRTKTSSSLSADFYKDGALIRTEPAGHMTLHHVSRSDEGLYKCLISSDESPPSWLTVTGRPTITAPPTSTAPPTSTAPSPALDPLHLVIRLVCHLVVFCPYCISTFIMVSLYRHRNTGSELPVSVVMTPPTQAEEGLDDDYGDVITAVTTEHQF; translated from the exons AGTTTCAGTGTCGTTGAGCGTCTGCCAGCCGTCTGTCCACAGCCGCG cctcTGTGACGGTCAATCCCAGCTCGTCTCAGCATTTCGAGTACGACAAAGTTACCGTGAGTTGTGAGCAGTTGGGCTCTGACTGGACGGTGTGGAGATACACGACAGATCG TTTGGAGCTGTCCCAGTGTGGGTCGGACTGGGGTGACCAGACGTCCTCCGGCTGCGAGATAAAGACCATCAAACTGTCTGATGCCGGAGTTTACTGGTGTCAATCCAAACACCGAGACAGCAGCAACGCCGTCATCATCACCGTCATGG GTGGACCAGTGATCCTGCAGAGTCCCCTCCTCCCTGTGATGGAGGGAGATGACATCACTCTGCGCTGTAGGAATAAGACGCCCTCCAGCCTCCCAGCTGATTTCTATAAAGATGGCGCCGTCATCGGGACTGAGCCTCTAGGTCACATGGCCATCCACCATGTTTCCAGATCTAACAAAGTCGCCTACAAGTGTAACATTGGCGGCCGAGAGTCTCTTCCCAGCTGGCTGCTGATGAAAG ATGATTCTGACCCGCCCACGCTCAAGGCGTCTCCTGACTCGTCCCAGGTGTTTGAGTACAAGAATCTGTCTCTGAGCTGTGGGGACAACAATAGCTTTGACGGGTGGAAGATCGTCAGGTCCAGAACCACCGCCACCAATACTGGGGGCAAGAAATCCACGTGTGGAGAAGAATGGGGGACTGGTACCTCCACTAGCTGTCACCTCGACACGTTGAAGCAGACGGACAGCGCCACCTACTGGTGTGAGTCTCCTGCAAAGCAGCGGAGCAACTGTCTCAACATCACCGTGCACG aTGGACCAGTGATCCTGCAGAGTCCTGTCCTCCCTTTGATGGAGGGTGATGACGTCACTCTGCTCTGTAGGACAAAGACGTCCTCCAGCCTCTCAGCTGATTTCTATAAAGATGGCGCCCTCATCAGGACTGAGCCTGCAGGTCACATGACCCTCCACCATGTTTCCAGGTCTGATGAAGGCCTCTACAAGTGTCTCATCAGCAGTGATGAGTCTCCACCcagctggctcactgtcacag GTAGACCTACAATCACGGCTCCGCCCACCTCTACAGCCCCGCCCACCTCTACAGCCCCATCCCCTGCCTTAGACCCCCTCCACCTTGTGATCAGACTGGTCTGCCACCTGGTGGTGTTCTGTCCTTACTGCATCTCCACTTTCATCATGGTGTCTTTATATCGACACAGGAACACAg GAAGTGAGCTGCCCGTCTCCGTGGTGATGACCCCGCCCACCCAGGCTGAGGAGGGATTGGATGATGACTACGGTGATGTCATCACTGCGGTCACCACGGAGCATCAGTTCTGA
- the LOC119481791 gene encoding CD276 antigen homolog isoform X2 gives MAALIILLFFLSGAASDLHLQTVNPGENAILKCDAGDASINVVEWTRDDLKSKYVFLVGDGHPQPNKQHPSFKDRVELEDRKMENGDVSLVLKNVSSEDSGTYECRVATGRSSRRKRGIGGKPINSIQLEVTGKGDPETDDPKTDDPGNGDFTHVAVGLGAAAGVVVCSVIVGLFLVWKYKKHLDHRSERSAVV, from the exons ATGGCTGCTCTCATCATCCTGCTGTTCTTTCTGTCTGGAGCAGCTTCTG aCCTACATCTGCAAACAGTGAACCCTGGAGAGAATGCCATTCTGAAATGTGACGCTGGCGATGCCTCCATCAATGTTGTAGAGTGGACCAGAGATGACCTGAAGTCAAAGTACGTCTTCTTAGTCGGCGATGGACACCCTCAACCAAATAAACAGCATCCATCCTTTAAGGACAGGGTGGAGCTGGAGGACAGGAAGATGGAGAATGGAGACGTCTCTTTAGTTCTGAAGAATGTGAGCAGTGAAGACAGCGGAACATACGAGTGTCGAGTTGCAACAGGTCGTTCAAGTCGTAGAAAGAGAGGCATTGGCGGTAAGCCAATCAACAGCATCCAGCTGGAGGTTACAGG GAAAGGAGACCCCGAGACTGATGACCCCAAGACTGATGACCCAGGGAATGGAGACTTCACTCATGTAGCCGTTGgactgggagcagcagcaggtgttGTGGTGTGTTCTGTAATAGTTGGACTTTTTCTTGtctggaaatataaaaaacatctgGACCACAGATCAGAACGTTCTGCTGTTGTTTAA
- the LOC119481782 gene encoding high affinity immunoglobulin epsilon receptor subunit alpha-like, with protein MRRTSLQWLIFLTFLLSGTTNQARLTLSPNSSQMFRGQPVSLSCEEDDGSAGWTLWRNITKETRTQCGAGWGKPAGSSCNISYMLLWDSGVYWCESREGATSNTITITVTGGPVILQSPVLPVMEGDDVTLLCRTKTSSSLSAAFYKDGALIRYEPAGHMTLHHVSRSDEGLYKCLISSDESPPSWLTVTGRPTITAPPTSTAPPPALDPLHLVIRLVCHLVVFCPYCISTFIMVSLYRHRNTGSELPVSVVTTPPTQAEEGLDDDYGDVISAATTEHQF; from the exons ATGAGACGAACATCGCTTCAATGGCTGATCT TTCTGACCTTCCTGCTGAGCGGCACAACAAACCAAG CTCGTCTGACTCTGAGTCCCAACAGCTCTCAGATGTTTAGAGGACAGCCTGTCTCTCTGAGCTGTGAGGAGGACGACGGCTCTGCTGgatggactctgtggaggaacaTCACCAAAGAAACCAGGACTCAGTGTGGAGCTGGCTGGGGAAAACCTGCTGGTTCCTCCTGTAACATCAGCTACATGCTCTTATGGGACAGTGGAGTTTACTGGTGTGAGTCCAGAGAGGGAGCAACCAGtaacaccatcaccatcaccgtcACTG GTGGACCAGTGATCCTGCAGAGTCCTGTCCTCCCTGTGATGGAGGGAGATGACGTCACTCTGCTCTGTAGGACAAAGACGTCCTCCAGCCTCTCAGCTGCTTTCTATAAAGATGGCGCCCTCATCAGGTATGAGCCTGCAGGTCACATGACCCTCCACCATGTTTCCAGGTCTGATGAAGGCCTCTACAAGTGTCTCATCAGCAGTGATGAGTCTCCACCcagctggctcactgtcacag GTAGACCTACAATCACGGCCCCGCCCACCTCTACAGCCCCGCCCCCTGCCTTAGACCCCCTCCACCTTGTCATCAGACTGGTCTGCCACCTGGTGGTGTTCTGTCCTTACTGCATCTCCACCTTCATCATGGTGTCTTTATATCGACACAGGAACACAg GAAGTGAGCTGCCCGTCTCCGTGGTGACGACCCCGCCCACCCAGGCTGAGGAGGGATTGGATGATGACTACGGTGATGTCATCAGCGCGGCCACCACGGAGCATCAGTTCTGA
- the LOC119481766 gene encoding Fc receptor-like protein 3 isoform X2, with the protein MNTALLFLFSVSLSVCQPSVHSRASVTVNPSSSQHFEYDKVTVSCEQLGSDWTVWRYTTDRLELSQCGSDWGDQTSSGCEIKTIKLSDAGVYWCQSKHRDSSNAVIITVMGGPVILQSPLLPVMEGDDITLRCRNKTPSSLPADFYKDGAVIGTEPLGHMAIHHVSRSNKVAYKCNIGGRESLPSWLLMKDDSDPPTLKASPDSSQVFEYKNLSLSCGDNNSFDGWKIVRSRTTATNTGGKKSTCGEEWGTGTSTSCHLDTLKQTDSATYWCESPAKQRSNCLNITVHDGPVILQSPVLPLMEGDDVTLLCRTKTSSSLSADFYKDGALIRTEPAGHMTLHHVSRSDEGLYKCLISSDESPPSWLTVTGRPTITAPPTSTAPPTSTAPSPALDPLHLVIRLVCHLVVFCPYCISTFIMVSLYRHRNTGSELPVSVVMTPPTQAEEGLDDDYGDVITAVTTEHQF; encoded by the exons TTTCAGTGTCGTTGAGCGTCTGCCAGCCGTCTGTCCACAGCCGCG cctcTGTGACGGTCAATCCCAGCTCGTCTCAGCATTTCGAGTACGACAAAGTTACCGTGAGTTGTGAGCAGTTGGGCTCTGACTGGACGGTGTGGAGATACACGACAGATCG TTTGGAGCTGTCCCAGTGTGGGTCGGACTGGGGTGACCAGACGTCCTCCGGCTGCGAGATAAAGACCATCAAACTGTCTGATGCCGGAGTTTACTGGTGTCAATCCAAACACCGAGACAGCAGCAACGCCGTCATCATCACCGTCATGG GTGGACCAGTGATCCTGCAGAGTCCCCTCCTCCCTGTGATGGAGGGAGATGACATCACTCTGCGCTGTAGGAATAAGACGCCCTCCAGCCTCCCAGCTGATTTCTATAAAGATGGCGCCGTCATCGGGACTGAGCCTCTAGGTCACATGGCCATCCACCATGTTTCCAGATCTAACAAAGTCGCCTACAAGTGTAACATTGGCGGCCGAGAGTCTCTTCCCAGCTGGCTGCTGATGAAAG ATGATTCTGACCCGCCCACGCTCAAGGCGTCTCCTGACTCGTCCCAGGTGTTTGAGTACAAGAATCTGTCTCTGAGCTGTGGGGACAACAATAGCTTTGACGGGTGGAAGATCGTCAGGTCCAGAACCACCGCCACCAATACTGGGGGCAAGAAATCCACGTGTGGAGAAGAATGGGGGACTGGTACCTCCACTAGCTGTCACCTCGACACGTTGAAGCAGACGGACAGCGCCACCTACTGGTGTGAGTCTCCTGCAAAGCAGCGGAGCAACTGTCTCAACATCACCGTGCACG aTGGACCAGTGATCCTGCAGAGTCCTGTCCTCCCTTTGATGGAGGGTGATGACGTCACTCTGCTCTGTAGGACAAAGACGTCCTCCAGCCTCTCAGCTGATTTCTATAAAGATGGCGCCCTCATCAGGACTGAGCCTGCAGGTCACATGACCCTCCACCATGTTTCCAGGTCTGATGAAGGCCTCTACAAGTGTCTCATCAGCAGTGATGAGTCTCCACCcagctggctcactgtcacag GTAGACCTACAATCACGGCTCCGCCCACCTCTACAGCCCCGCCCACCTCTACAGCCCCATCCCCTGCCTTAGACCCCCTCCACCTTGTGATCAGACTGGTCTGCCACCTGGTGGTGTTCTGTCCTTACTGCATCTCCACTTTCATCATGGTGTCTTTATATCGACACAGGAACACAg GAAGTGAGCTGCCCGTCTCCGTGGTGATGACCCCGCCCACCCAGGCTGAGGAGGGATTGGATGATGACTACGGTGATGTCATCACTGCGGTCACCACGGAGCATCAGTTCTGA
- the LOC119481791 gene encoding CD276 antigen homolog isoform X3, with protein MAALIILLFFLSGAASDLHLQTVNPGENAILKCDAGDASINVVEWTRDDLKSKYVFLVGDGHPQPNKQHPSFKDRVELEDRKMENGDVSLVLKNVSSEDSGTYECRVATGRSSRRKRGIGGKPINSIQLEVTGNGDFTHVAVGLGAAAGVVVCSVIVGLFLVWKYKKHLDHRSERSAVV; from the exons ATGGCTGCTCTCATCATCCTGCTGTTCTTTCTGTCTGGAGCAGCTTCTG aCCTACATCTGCAAACAGTGAACCCTGGAGAGAATGCCATTCTGAAATGTGACGCTGGCGATGCCTCCATCAATGTTGTAGAGTGGACCAGAGATGACCTGAAGTCAAAGTACGTCTTCTTAGTCGGCGATGGACACCCTCAACCAAATAAACAGCATCCATCCTTTAAGGACAGGGTGGAGCTGGAGGACAGGAAGATGGAGAATGGAGACGTCTCTTTAGTTCTGAAGAATGTGAGCAGTGAAGACAGCGGAACATACGAGTGTCGAGTTGCAACAGGTCGTTCAAGTCGTAGAAAGAGAGGCATTGGCGGTAAGCCAATCAACAGCATCCAGCTGGAGGTTACAG GGAATGGAGACTTCACTCATGTAGCCGTTGgactgggagcagcagcaggtgttGTGGTGTGTTCTGTAATAGTTGGACTTTTTCTTGtctggaaatataaaaaacatctgGACCACAGATCAGAACGTTCTGCTGTTGTTTAA
- the LOC119481766 gene encoding Fc receptor-like protein 3 isoform X3, with product MNTALLFLLSLSVCQPSVHSRASVTVNPSSSQHFEYDKVTVSCEQLGSDWTVWRYTTDRLELSQCGSDWGDQTSSGCEIKTIKLSDAGVYWCQSKHRDSSNAVIITVMGGPVILQSPLLPVMEGDDITLRCRNKTPSSLPADFYKDGAVIGTEPLGHMAIHHVSRSNKVAYKCNIGGRESLPSWLLMKDDSDPPTLKASPDSSQVFEYKNLSLSCGDNNSFDGWKIVRSRTTATNTGGKKSTCGEEWGTGTSTSCHLDTLKQTDSATYWCESPAKQRSNCLNITVHDGPVILQSPVLPLMEGDDVTLLCRTKTSSSLSADFYKDGALIRTEPAGHMTLHHVSRSDEGLYKCLISSDESPPSWLTVTGRPTITAPPTSTAPPTSTAPSPALDPLHLVIRLVCHLVVFCPYCISTFIMVSLYRHRNTGSELPVSVVMTPPTQAEEGLDDDYGDVITAVTTEHQF from the exons TGTCGTTGAGCGTCTGCCAGCCGTCTGTCCACAGCCGCG cctcTGTGACGGTCAATCCCAGCTCGTCTCAGCATTTCGAGTACGACAAAGTTACCGTGAGTTGTGAGCAGTTGGGCTCTGACTGGACGGTGTGGAGATACACGACAGATCG TTTGGAGCTGTCCCAGTGTGGGTCGGACTGGGGTGACCAGACGTCCTCCGGCTGCGAGATAAAGACCATCAAACTGTCTGATGCCGGAGTTTACTGGTGTCAATCCAAACACCGAGACAGCAGCAACGCCGTCATCATCACCGTCATGG GTGGACCAGTGATCCTGCAGAGTCCCCTCCTCCCTGTGATGGAGGGAGATGACATCACTCTGCGCTGTAGGAATAAGACGCCCTCCAGCCTCCCAGCTGATTTCTATAAAGATGGCGCCGTCATCGGGACTGAGCCTCTAGGTCACATGGCCATCCACCATGTTTCCAGATCTAACAAAGTCGCCTACAAGTGTAACATTGGCGGCCGAGAGTCTCTTCCCAGCTGGCTGCTGATGAAAG ATGATTCTGACCCGCCCACGCTCAAGGCGTCTCCTGACTCGTCCCAGGTGTTTGAGTACAAGAATCTGTCTCTGAGCTGTGGGGACAACAATAGCTTTGACGGGTGGAAGATCGTCAGGTCCAGAACCACCGCCACCAATACTGGGGGCAAGAAATCCACGTGTGGAGAAGAATGGGGGACTGGTACCTCCACTAGCTGTCACCTCGACACGTTGAAGCAGACGGACAGCGCCACCTACTGGTGTGAGTCTCCTGCAAAGCAGCGGAGCAACTGTCTCAACATCACCGTGCACG aTGGACCAGTGATCCTGCAGAGTCCTGTCCTCCCTTTGATGGAGGGTGATGACGTCACTCTGCTCTGTAGGACAAAGACGTCCTCCAGCCTCTCAGCTGATTTCTATAAAGATGGCGCCCTCATCAGGACTGAGCCTGCAGGTCACATGACCCTCCACCATGTTTCCAGGTCTGATGAAGGCCTCTACAAGTGTCTCATCAGCAGTGATGAGTCTCCACCcagctggctcactgtcacag GTAGACCTACAATCACGGCTCCGCCCACCTCTACAGCCCCGCCCACCTCTACAGCCCCATCCCCTGCCTTAGACCCCCTCCACCTTGTGATCAGACTGGTCTGCCACCTGGTGGTGTTCTGTCCTTACTGCATCTCCACTTTCATCATGGTGTCTTTATATCGACACAGGAACACAg GAAGTGAGCTGCCCGTCTCCGTGGTGATGACCCCGCCCACCCAGGCTGAGGAGGGATTGGATGATGACTACGGTGATGTCATCACTGCGGTCACCACGGAGCATCAGTTCTGA
- the LOC119481791 gene encoding CD276 antigen homolog isoform X1, whose translation MAALIILLFFLSGAASDLHLQTVNPGENAILKCDAGDASINVVEWTRDDLKSKYVFLVGDGHPQPNKQHPSFKDRVELEDRKMENGDVSLVLKNVSSEDSGTYECRVATGRSSRRKRGIGGKPINSIQLEVTDSQKGDPETDDPKTDDPGNGDFTHVAVGLGAAAGVVVCSVIVGLFLVWKYKKHLDHRSERSAVV comes from the exons ATGGCTGCTCTCATCATCCTGCTGTTCTTTCTGTCTGGAGCAGCTTCTG aCCTACATCTGCAAACAGTGAACCCTGGAGAGAATGCCATTCTGAAATGTGACGCTGGCGATGCCTCCATCAATGTTGTAGAGTGGACCAGAGATGACCTGAAGTCAAAGTACGTCTTCTTAGTCGGCGATGGACACCCTCAACCAAATAAACAGCATCCATCCTTTAAGGACAGGGTGGAGCTGGAGGACAGGAAGATGGAGAATGGAGACGTCTCTTTAGTTCTGAAGAATGTGAGCAGTGAAGACAGCGGAACATACGAGTGTCGAGTTGCAACAGGTCGTTCAAGTCGTAGAAAGAGAGGCATTGGCGGTAAGCCAATCAACAGCATCCAGCTGGAGGTTACAG ATTCACAGAAAGGAGACCCCGAGACTGATGACCCCAAGACTGATGACCCAGGGAATGGAGACTTCACTCATGTAGCCGTTGgactgggagcagcagcaggtgttGTGGTGTGTTCTGTAATAGTTGGACTTTTTCTTGtctggaaatataaaaaacatctgGACCACAGATCAGAACGTTCTGCTGTTGTTTAA